From the genome of bacterium, one region includes:
- a CDS encoding TlpA family protein disulfide reductase: protein MKTLLALILSVILLNSASAGGRNWSLQQVNGGDFSIANNAGGRPSLLVFWATWCKPCKAELSNLKDTFDDLQRRGMNVLLVSEDNQKSMSRVKPFLDSKGFTWTGLHDPDGEVLKLYGGTSIPYTVMLDPSGSPVFEHRGEMKDTNAMLTRANQLLESAGE from the coding sequence GTGAAGACACTTCTTGCTCTAATTCTCTCTGTAATTCTGCTGAATTCCGCAAGTGCCGGCGGCCGTAATTGGTCGCTTCAGCAGGTCAACGGCGGCGACTTCAGCATCGCGAACAACGCTGGTGGTCGTCCCAGCCTGCTTGTGTTTTGGGCGACATGGTGTAAGCCGTGCAAAGCCGAACTGTCCAATCTGAAGGATACGTTTGATGACCTTCAAAGACGCGGCATGAACGTTCTGCTTGTCTCCGAAGACAATCAGAAATCCATGAGCCGTGTGAAACCGTTTCTCGATTCCAAGGGCTTCACTTGGACGGGATTGCACGATCCGGATGGCGAAGTCTTGAAGCTTTACGGCGGCACCTCCATACCGTATACCGTAATGCTCGATCCGTCCGGATCGCCCGTGTTTGAACATCGCGGCGAAATGAAAGACACGAACGCCATGCTCACGCGCGCCAACCAACTGCTCGAGTCTGCCGGTGAATAG